The sequence CGACTCTTTCCCGCGAGCGGGCGGTCGACGGGTGACGACCTGCTGGAGCTGGGCGCGGTGCTGGGCGATGGGCAGACCCGGCGGCTCCTGGAGGACCTGTCGGCCGCGTGGGAGCCCCACCAGGTCACCCCTCGCCTGGATGCGTGGCTGCTCCAGAGGCTGTCCATGACGAAGCCCCTCCCTGAAACCGAACGGCTCGCGCGGGCCTGGGAGGTGCTGCGCCGCACGTCGCGCGTGGACGCCGCGGCGCGGGCGGTGGACGTGTCGACGCGCCAGTTGGAGCGCGGCTTCCAGGAGCACGTCGGGCACTCGCCCCGTCAGTTGTTGGCCCTGGAGCGGATCCATTCGAGTCTGCTCGCGGCGCAGACGGGTCAGGGGGATCCGCTTCAAGGCTTCAGCGACCAGGCGCATCGCATCCGGACGTGGCGCCGCTACCTGGGGCTGACGCCTGGACGGCTCGACCGGGCGACACGCTCGATGATGGCGGACTACTTCAATCCCAGCCGGGAGGGCTCTCCGGCCGCGGCGCTCGCGCACTTCCTGTGAAGCCTCGCGCATGTCGCATTCGTTCAAGACGGCCCGGCCGTGGTGGGGGCAGCGTGGGGCCACCATGCCCCTCCATACCGGAACCCATGACTACGCCGACGGTGAGACCCTCTGTGAAGGGTACGTCGCCCATGAGTCCACCCACGACGGCCCGCGCCCCTGCGTGCTGATTGCCCATGCCTGGGATGGGCAGAACGCCATCATCCGCGCGATGGCTGAACGGTTCGCGGCCCAGGGTTACGTGGGCTTCGCCCTGGATGTGTATGGGAAGGGAGTCCGTGGCGACGTGACGGGAGACAACTCCCACCTCATGGGCCCCTTCCTGGAGGACCGGGCGCTGCTGCGCCGTCGCATGTGCGCGGCACTGGAGGCGGCGAGGCGCCATCCGCGTGTGGACCCCACGCGCATCGCGGT comes from Corallococcus macrosporus and encodes:
- a CDS encoding helix-turn-helix domain-containing protein; this encodes MHFLKQAPAAPLSPFVLGYWFIQDLKGAYSGRPIQTSPSPAAVLTLNFGRPCSSDFAAGAPRASLLGVQSRRRVWRSGEGCAFVMVMLKPAGLARLFPASGRSTGDDLLELGAVLGDGQTRRLLEDLSAAWEPHQVTPRLDAWLLQRLSMTKPLPETERLARAWEVLRRTSRVDAAARAVDVSTRQLERGFQEHVGHSPRQLLALERIHSSLLAAQTGQGDPLQGFSDQAHRIRTWRRYLGLTPGRLDRATRSMMADYFNPSREGSPAAALAHFL